A window of the Cannabis sativa cultivar Pink pepper isolate KNU-18-1 chromosome X, ASM2916894v1, whole genome shotgun sequence genome harbors these coding sequences:
- the LOC115703149 gene encoding protein EARLY FLOWERING 3 translates to MKRGKDDDKSMGPMFPRLHVNDTEKGGPRAPPRNKMALYEQLTIPSHRFGSGNNLPLNSKSPTNMVPSASSSQGSGVERNKVFTRNGAPSTPTHWSENLQPRGEVKIRNAPAATTQLEQRKKVGDDNDDFMVPVFVQATNGRCQGGEAFSSVSSTRTRQPVERQNVYEKNPKQHNLMAATFIQDAESERRENVRANFQSGNHIVTSNREKSEGPLKKIKESSNMESIEHALSNFSRSCGSEAGLHQESRVGGPQLESSGQHDHLSKSARDAEGGNEFQPRSEPHCWVERSRSNEPENDSDHNSNSNRTSHCEIETVDKFDDGSETSMVDSISITDISPDDVVGIIGQKHFWKARRAIANQQRVFAVQVFELHRLIKVQRLIAGSPNLMVENGDILEKSPLKGCYPAKKLQQEYVVVKPLPVIACSKDDSDKPNRKREFSAENAVGKESFFSVETTSHFMNYGPYLGYPQPVANMTDNGMGPWGFHQSAGPQWLVPVMSPSEGLVYKPYTGPGMMGAGFGGHGPPFGPCPVPTNFANSAYGIQHHQGVGVFPGNYPVGHPYYPPYGMPISNSGKSGSAVEEGSQLSEPGSNGETGQVPRAEVHSNTEQQGSCNLPTKKNVSIPKPRNSNDFQGSTASSPRGGRGGRTQENGSSHNAPRPPPPIAPVVPEVASFQPRLHHHHHHDTNQPIRVIKVVPHNARTATESAARIFRFIQQEREQFESI, encoded by the exons atgaagagaggaaaagatgATGACAAAAGTATGGGACCTATGTTCCCAAGATTACATGTAAATGATACAGAGAAAGGAGGGCCTAGAGCTCCTCCAAGGAATAAGATGGCTCTTTATGAACAGCTCACTATACCATCCCACAGATTTGGTTCTGGAAATAATCTTCCTTTGAATTCCAAATCCCCAACCAATATGGTTCCTTCAGCTTCCTCAAGTCAG GGAAGTGGTGTTGAAAGAAATAAAGTGTTTACTCGTAACGGAGCTCCTTCAACTCCTACTCATTGGTCTGAAAATCTCCAGCCTCGTGGGGAAGTAAAAATCAGGAATGCTCCTGCGGCCACGACACAACTTGAGCAGAGAAAGAAGGTCGGAGATGACAATGATGATTTTATGGTTCCTGTGTTTGTTCAAGCAACGAATGGTCGGTGCCAGGGCGGAGAAGCATTTTCTTCTGTAAGCTCTACTCGTACTAGACAGCCTGTGGAAAGACAAAATGTCTATGAAAAGAATCCAAAGCAACATAATTTGATGGCTGCCACTTTTATACAAGATGCAGAAAGTGAGAGAAGAGAGAATGTGAGAGCAAATTTCCAAAGTGGGAATCATATTGTAACATCAAATAGAGAGAAGAGTGAAGGGCCTCTAAAGAAAATCAAAGAATCTTCAAATATGGAAAGCATCGAGCATGCTTTGTCTAATTTTAGCAGGTCATGTGGCAGTGAGGCTGGCTTACATCAAGAGTCTAGAGTAGGGGGGCCACAACTGGAGAGCAGTGGACAGCATGATCATCTCAGCAAATCAGCAAGGGATGCGGAGGGAGGGAATGAGTTCCAGCCAAGAAGCGAGCCCCATTGTTGGGTGGAACGTAGCAGGTCCAATGAACCTGAGAATGATAGTGACCACAACAGCAATAGTAACAGAACTTCACATTGTGAAATTGAAACTGTAGATAAATTCGATGATGGCTCTGAGACATCAATGGTGGATTCAATATCAATCACAGATATTTCTCCGGATGATGTTGTTGGCATAATAGGTCAAAAACATTTCTGGAAAGCGAGAAGAGCAATTGCCAA TCAGCAAAGAGTATTTGCAGTTCAAGTATTTGAGTTGCATAGATTGATAAAG GTCCAACGGTTGATCGCTGGATCACCAAATCTCATGGTTGAAAATGGAGACATCTTAGAGAAATCGCCTTTAAAGGGCTGTTATCCAGCGAAGAAACTTCAACAAGAGTACGTTGTTGTAAAGCCGCTACCTGTTATTGCTTGTTCCAAAGATGATTCAGACAAGCCAAACCGAAAAAGGGAGTTCTCCGCAGAAAATGCAGTTGGGAAAGAATCATTTTTCTCTGTCGAAACAACTAGTCATTTTATGAACTACGGACCCTACTTAGGATATCCGCAGCCAGTGGCGAACATGACTGATAATGGAATGGGTCCTTGGGGTTTCCATCAATCAGCAGGCCCTCAGTGGTTGGTTCCCgtaatgtctccttccgaagGCCTTGTATACAAGCCATATACTGGACCTGGAATGATGGGAGCAGGTTTTGGAGGGCACGGACCTCCTTTTGGCCCATGTCCTGTTCCAACCAATTTCGCAAACTCAGCCTACGGAATTCAACATCATCAAGGAGTCGGGGTTTTCCCCGGTAACTATCCAGTTGGTCATCCGTACTATCCCCCATATGGCATGCCAATCTCTAATTCAGGGAAGTCAGGTTCGGCAGTTGAAGAAGGGAGCCAGTTATCCGAACCTGGTTCGAACGGTGAAACTGGTCAGGTACCTAGAGCGGAAGTCCATTCAAACACCGAACAACAGGGGTCCTGTAATCTGCCAACCAAGAAAAATGTATCCATTCCCAAACCCAGAAACAGTAATGATTTTCAAGGAAGTACAGCTAGTAGTCCTAGAGGAGGAAGAGGTGGGAGAACACAAGAAAACGGGTCGAGTCACAATGCTCCTCGTCCGCCTCCTCCTATAGCTCCCGTCGTTCCAGAGGTTGCTTCTTTTCAGCCTCGTCTTCATCATCACCATCACCATGATACCAACCAGCCAATCCGAGTGATCAAAGTCGTGCCACACAACGCTCGGACGGCAACTGAATCAGCTGCTCGGATATTCCGATTTATACAACAAGAGAGAGAACAATTTGAATCAATCTAG
- the LOC133032457 gene encoding small ribosomal subunit protein bS1c-like, translating into MEPWLPATWSSRVTFIVDDFHSAIEEYDFNSEIGTKVRGTVFCTDNGGALVNITAKSSTYLPLQEASIHRLKHVEEAGIVSGLKMDFVIIGENEVDDSIILSLKAM; encoded by the exons ATGGAGCCATGGCTGCCTGCGACTTGGTCAAGCAGAGTCACTTTTATCGTCGATGATTTTCACTCTGCTATCGAAGAGTACGACTTCAATTCTGAAATTGGGACTAAG GTGAGGGGAACTGTTTTCTGTACTGATAATGGTGGAGCATTGGTTAATATTACTGCAAAATCTTCAACATACTTACCTCTTCAAGAAGCTTCAATCCACAGGCTAAAGCATGTAGAAGAAGCAGGGATAGTTTCTGGTTTGAAAATGGATTTTGTAATTATTGGTGAGAATGAAGTAGATGATAGCATAATCTTGAGCTTGAAGGCTATGTAG
- the LOC133031935 gene encoding uncharacterized protein LOC133031935, giving the protein MDLDLALRMDRPASLTDTSTSEQRRIYEKWDRSNRMSLMIIKRGIPEAFRGAVSEEVTDATTFLAEIEKRFAKSDKAETSTLLKKLISMKFKGKENIREYIMEMSHLASKLKALKLELSDDLLVHLVLISLPPQFSQFKVSYNCQREKWTLNELISFCVQEEERLKQEKTESAHLASTSKDKGKKRKNEAAKDKGPAHKKQTQTNSDDGCFFCNMKGHMKKECAKYIAWRAKKGLPELPKAK; this is encoded by the exons ATGGATCTTGACCTTGCATTAAGGATGGATCGTCCTGCTTCTCTTACGGATACCAGTACCTCCGAGCAAAGGAGGATTTATGAGAAGTGGGACCGTTCAAACCGCATGAGTCTTATGATTATTAAGCGCGGCATACCTGAGGCTTTTAGGGGTGCGGTGTCCGAGGAGGTCACCGATGCCACAACTTTCCTTGCTGAAATTGAGAAGCGCTTTGCGAAAAGCGATAAGGCGGAAACAAGtactcttttaaagaaacttatttccatgaagtttaagggcaaggaaaatataagggagtacattatggaaatgtcTCACCTTGCTTCAAAGTTGAAGGCACTAAAGCTTGAGCTTTCGGATGACTTGCTTGTGCATTTAGTGCTTATCTCTCTTCCTCCACAATTCAGTCAATTTAAGGTCAGTTACAACTGCCAAAGGGAGAAGTGGACTCTTAATGAGCTCATTTCAttttgtgttcaagaggaagaaagattgaagcaagaaaagactgaaagtgctcatttggcaagcacctctaaggataagggcaagaaaagaaagaatgaggCTGCTAAGGATAAAGGTCCTGCACATAAGAAACAAACTCAAACCAACAGTGACGATGGTTGTTTCTTTTGCAACATGAAAGGACACATGAAGAAGGAATGTGCTAAGTATATTGCATGGCGAGCAAAGAAAG GGTTGCCTGAGTTACCGAAAGCCAAATGA
- the LOC115715030 gene encoding protein neprosin-like — translation MKMNIIMILSFAIILLNLVEHANTGRVVPFNTTHSHVDYEDEVDLKLKLLNKPPLKTIKSSDGDIIDCIDIYKQPAFDHSALVNHTIQMAEQQNNDTFKSVVVSQIWQRNGSFCPQGTIPIRRIQRKHLLLNNNNLQRFGQKNPYHHHSITTTTPKPNVVFPNNTTFNQEPIVNRSVAMLVTLGYNYMGAQANLNLWNPFVLEDEYSSGQIWLKAGVSDLFESIEAGWVVNPKLYGDKATRLFVYWTKDQYESTGCFDLTCSGFIQTNPKVVLGGTLEPWSKERGPQYELPITITQDENTGNWWLKLGQNVAVGYWPGSLFRYLKQSAIMVQWGGEVYSPNVRKKPHTTTAMGSGEAASAGHGFASYVKNVRIMDYSMSFKYPQWVGTWADEEYCYSAFNEVKYGLEPTFYFGGPGQNPLCP, via the exons ATGAAGATGAATATTATAATGATTTTGTCATTTGCAATAATATTATTGAATTTGGTTGAACATGCAAACACAGGTAGAGTAGTACCATTCAACACTACTCATAGTCATGTGGATTATGAGGATGAAGTTGATTTGAAGTTGAAGCTTCTCAATAAACCTCCTCTTAAGACTATCAAG AGTAGTGATGGAGATATTATAGATTGTATTGACATATACAAACAACCAGCTTTTGATCATTCAGCGTTGGTCAACCATACTATTCAGATGGCTGAACAACAAAACAACGACACTTTTAAAAGTGTCGTTGTTTCTCAAATATGGCAAAGAAACGGAAGTTTCTGCCCACAAGGAACCATTCCCATTCGAAGAATCCAAAGAAAACACTTATTATTAAACAATAATAATCTCCAACGttttggccaaaagaatccttATCATCATCACTCCATCACTACCACTACACCAAAACCAAATGTTGTTTTCCCAAACAACACCACTTTCAATCAAGAACCTATAGTCAATCGTTCT gTGGCTATGCTGGTGACACTTGGATACAATTATATGGGGGCTCAAGCAAATTTGAATCTTTGGAACCCTTTTGTTTTAGAAGATGAATACTCAAGTGGTCAAATATGGCTTAAAGCTGGGGTTTCAGATCTCTTTGAAAGCATTGAAGCTGGGTGGGTCGTAAACCCAAAGTTATATGGTGATAAAGCCACACGACTTTTCGTATATTGGACT aagGATCAGTACGAATCAACAGGTTGCTTTGACCTGACTTGCTCAGGTTTTATTCAAACCAATCCAAAAGTAGTGTTGGGTGGAACCCTTGAGCCTTGGTCCAAAGAAAGAGGACCCCAATACGAACTCCCAATTACCATTACACag GATGAGAACACAGGGAATTGGTGGCTTAAATTGGGTCAGAACGTGGCAGTAGGGTATTGGCCAGGAAGTCTGTTCAGGTATTTGAAACAAAGTGCAATAATGGTTCAATGGGGTGGGGAAGTGTACAGCCCAAACGTAAGGAAAAAGCCTCACACGACCACTGCCATGGGGAGTGGTGAGGCAGCCTCTGCTGGCCATGGCTTTGCTTCTTATGTCAAAAATGTAAGGATTATGGACTATTCAATGTCATTCAAGTACCCTCAGTGGGTTGGTACTTGGGCCGATGAGGAATACTGCTACTCTGCCTTCAATGAGGTTAAGTATGGGCTTGAGCCCACCTTTTATTTTGGTGGCCCAGGCCAAAATCCACTTTGTCCTTAG